From the Diceros bicornis minor isolate mBicDic1 chromosome 19, mDicBic1.mat.cur, whole genome shotgun sequence genome, one window contains:
- the SMIM26 gene encoding small integral membrane protein 26 produces the protein MRPDQATAWYRRMSAVYALGAWSLLGSLFFFGRKKSGQPGGEVEQKDVSTNEMLEPRKGFYVETIVTYREDFVPVTDRILNYLKSWTGGPGPES, from the exons ATGCGTCCGGACCAGGCCACCGCCTGGTACCGGCGGATGTCCGCAGTCTATGCGTTGGGCGCCTGGAGCCTGTTGGGCTCCTTGTTTTTCTTCGGCCGGAAAAAGAGCGGGCAGCCAG gtggtGAAGTAGAGCAGAAGGATGTCTCAACAAATGAAATGCTTGAGCCTCGGAAAGGGTTTTATGTGGAAACGATTGTCACATACAGAGAAGATTTTGTTCCAGTGACTGACAGGATCCTCAACTATTTAAAATCATGGACTGGTGGCCCTGGACCAGAATCATGA